The Epinephelus lanceolatus isolate andai-2023 chromosome 1, ASM4190304v1, whole genome shotgun sequence genome has a window encoding:
- the LOC117257276 gene encoding green-sensitive opsin-like — protein MENGTEGKNFYIPMNNRTGLVRSPFEYPQYYLGDPIQFKLLAAYMFFLICTGFPINFLTLLVTAQNKKLRQPLNFILVNLAVAGLVMVCFGFTITFVTAINGYFIFGPMGCAVEGFMATLGGQVALWSLVVLAVERYIVVCKPMGSFKFTGTHAGAGVVFTWIMALACAAPPLGGWSRYIPEGLQCSCGPDYYTLAAGFNNESYVMYMFTCHFCFPVFTIFFTYGSLVLTVKAAAAQQQDSESTQKAEREVTRMCILMVLGFLVAWTPYASFAAWIFFNKGAAFSATAMAIPAFFSKSSALFNPIIYVLMNKQFRNCMLSTVGMGGMVEDETSVSASKTEVSSVS, from the exons ATGGAGAACGGCACAGAGGGCAAGAACTTCTACATCCCCATGAACAACCGGACGGGGCTCGTGAGGAGTCCTTTTGAATATCCACAGTACTACCTCGGAGATCCCATCCAATTCAAACTGCTGGCTGCCTATATGTTCTTCCTGATCTGCACTGGCTTCCCCATCAACTTTCTTACTCTGTTGGTCACAGCTCAGAACAAGAAGCTCCGGCAACCTCTTAACTTTATCCTGGTCAACTTGGCTGTTGCTGGACTGGTCATGGTCTGCTTCGGATTCACCATCACCTTTGTAACTGCCATCAATGGCTACTTTATTTTTGGACCGATGGGCTGTGCCGTTGAGGGATTCATGGCTACCCTGGGAG GTCAGGTTGCTCTCTGGTCACTGGTCGTGCTGGCTGTTGAGAGATACATTGTCGTCTGCAAACCCATGGGAAGCTTCAAGTTCACTGGAACCCATGCAGGAGCTGGAGTAGTGTTCACCTGGATCATGGCTCTGGCTTGTGCCGCCCCTCCACTGGGTGGCTGGTCCAG GTACATCCCCgagggtctgcagtgctcatgTGGACCCGACTACTACACTCTGGCTGCAGGCTTCAACAACGAGTCATACGTCATGTACATGTTCACCTGCCACTTCTGTTTCCCAGTTTTCACCATCTTCTTCACTTATGGCAGCCTTGTGCTCACAGTCAAAGCT GCCGCAGCTCAGCAGCAGGACTCAGAATCCACTCAGAAAGCCGAGAGGGAAGTGACACGTATGTGCATCCTGATGGTGCTGGGCTTCCTGGTGGCTTGGACCCCATATGCCAGCTTTGCTGCATGGATCTTCTTTAACAAGGGAGCTGCATTCTCAGCCACAGCCATGGCCATCCCTGCCTTCTTCTCAAAGAGCTCAGCACTGTTCAACCCCATTATCTATGTGCTGATGAACAAACAG TTCCGTAACTGCATGCTCTCCACAGTTGGAATGGGAGGCATGGTTGAGGATGAGACCTCAGTATCAGCCAGCAAGACAGAAGTGTCTTCTGTCTCTTAA
- the LOC117257275 gene encoding green-sensitive opsin-like, whose product MAWDGGMEPNGTEGQNFYIPMSNRTGIVRSPFEYPQYYLADPIMFKLLALYMFFLICTGTPINGLTLLVTAQNKKLRQPLNYILVNLAVAGLIMCAFGFTITITSAINGYFILGATACAVEGFMATLGGEVALWSLVVLAVERYIVVCKPMGSFKFTGTHAGAGVLFTWIMALACAAPPLAGWSRYLPEGMQCSCGPDYYTLAPGFNNESYVIYMFVVHFFIPVFLIFFTYGSLVLTVKAAAAQQQESESTQKAEREVTRMCVLMVFGFLVAWVPYASFAGWIFMNKGAAFTALTAAIPAFFAKSSALYNPVIYVLMNKQFRNCMLSTIGMGGMVEDETSVSASKTEVSSVS is encoded by the exons ATGGCATGGGATGGCGGAATGGAGCCCAATGGCACAGAGGGCCAGAACTTCTACATCCCCATGTCCAACAGGACTGGGATCGTTAGGAGTCCTTTTGAGTACCCACAGTACTACTTGGCGGATCCCATCATGTTCAAGCTTCTAGCTTTGTACATGTTCTTCCTGATCTGCACTGGAACTCCCATCAACGGCCTGACATTGCTGGTAACGGCTCAGAACAAGAAGCTCAGGCAACCTCTCAACTACATCCTCGTCAACCTGGCTGTGGCTGGGCTGATCATGTGCGCCTTCGGATTCACCATCACCATTACATCTGCTATCAACGGCTACTTCATCCTGGGAGCCACTGCCTGCGCTGTCGAGGGATTCATGGCCACACTTGGAG gTGAAGTTGCTCTCTGGTCACTGGTCGTGCTGGCTGTTGAGAGATACATTGTCGTCTGCAAACCCATGGGAAGCTTCAAGTTCACTGGAACTCATGCAGGAGCTGGAGTCCTTTTCACCTGGATCATGGCTCTGGCTTGTGCCGCTCCTCCCCTTGCTGGCTGGTCCAG GTACCTCCCTGAGGGCATGCAATGCTCCTGTGGACCCGACTACTACACTCTGGCTCCAGGCTTCAACAACGAATCATATGTGATCTACATGTTTGTCGTCCACTTCTTCATTCCCGTCTTCCTCATTTTCTTCACTTATGGAAGCCTTGTGCTGACAGTCAAAGCA GCCGCAGCCCAGCAGCAGGAGTCAGAGTCTACCCAGAAGGCTGAGAGGGAAGTGACACGCATGTGCGTCCTGATGGTCTTTGGCTTCCTGGTAGCTTGGGTGCCATATGCCTCTTTCGCTGGATGGATCTTCATGAACAAGGGAGCTGCCTTCACCGCCCTGACAGCAGCTATCCCCGCCTTCTTTGCAAAGAGCTCAGCCCTGTATAATCCCGTTATCTACGTGCTGATGAACAAACAG TTCCGTAACTGCATGCTGAGCACTATTGGAATGGGAGGCATGGTGGAGGATGAGACCTCAGTCTCTGCCAGCAAGACAGAAGTCTCGTCTGTGTCTTAA